The Aerococcus loyolae genome contains the following window.
CCAAGCGACTGTTTATCAAAAACATAGGTCTCTGCCAAATCGAAAGATGATGTATAGAGGCTGACGCCTGCCCGGTGCTGGAAGGTTAAGAGGAAGGGTTAGCGTATGCGAAGCTCTGAATTGAAGCCCCAGTAAACGGCGGCCGTAACTATAACGGTCCTAAGGTAGCGAAATTCCTTGTCAGGTAAGTTCTGACCCGCACGAAAGGCGTAACGATTTGGGCACTGTCTCAACGAGAGGCTCGGTGAAATTGTAGTACCAGTGAAGATGCTGGTTACCCGCGACAGGACGGAAAGACCCCATGGAGCTTTACTGTAGGTTGATATTGAATGTTTGTGCCACATGTACAGGATAGGTAGGAGCCATCGAAGTCGGGACGCTAGTCTCGATGGAGGCACTGGTGGGATACTACCCTTGTGGGATGACCATTCTAACCCGCGACCATTAGCTGGTCGGGAGACAGTGTCAGTCAGGCAGTTTGACTGGGGCGGTCGCCTCCTAAAGTGTAACGGAGGCGCCCAAAGGTTCCCTCAGAATGGTTGGAAATCATTCGCAGAGTGTAAAGGCAGAAGGGAGCTTGACTGCGAGACCTACAAGTCGAGCAGGGACGAAAGTCGGGCTTAGTGATCCGGTGGTTCCGCATGGAAGGGCCATCGCTCAACGGATAAAAGCTACCCTGGGGATAACAGGCTTATCTCCCCCAAGAGTTCACATCGACGGGGAGGTTTGGCACCTCGATGTCGGCTCATCGCATCCTGGGGCTGAAGTCGGTCCCAAGGGTTGGGCTGTTCGCCCATTAAAGCGGTACGCGAGCTGGGTTCAGAACGTCGTGAGACAGTTCGGTCCCTATCCGTCGCGGGCGTTGGAAATTTGAGAGGAGCTGTCCTTAGTACGAGAGGACCGGGATGGACACACCGCTGGTGTACCAGTTGTTCCACCAGGAGCATGGCTGGGTAGCTATGTGTGGACGGGATAAGCGCTGAAAGCATCTAAGCGTGAAGCCCCCCTCAAGATGAGATTTCCCATACTTTGAAAGTAGTAAGACCCCTGAAAGACGATCAGGTTGATAGGTTTGGAGTGGAAGCTTAGCAATAAGTGGAGCGGACAAATACTAATCGGTCGAGGACTTATCCAAAGGATAAGGTTGTATGAGGTTTAAGGAAGACATGATAGATTCAGTTTTGAGCGAACAAGCTCAAAAAATAAATTGTACGGTGACGATGGCAAGAAGGACCCACCTGTATCCATCCCGAACACAGCAGTTAAGCTTCTTAGCGCCGAATGTAGTTGGGGGTTGCCCCCTGTGAGACTAGGACGTTGCCGTGCAATCTTATTTTATTCCGCAATAGCTCAGTTGGTAGTAGCGCTTGACTGTTAATCAAGATGTCGTAGGTTCGAGTCCTACTTGCGGAGTTATTTTTTAGGAATATTCTTGCTGCTGTAGCTCAGTTGGTAGAGCGTCGCCTTGGTAAGGCGGAGGTCACGGGTTCGAATCCCGTCAGTAGCTTTTTTTATTGCTTTCATAATCGTTTTAAATGACTTAGTAAGAGAGAATGTTATCATTGACATTCTCTTTTTTTATTGAGTAAATTGATTAAAAAGAAAATGATCGCTTATGGCGAACAGTAGTGTTCTGTTATTCTTAGGCAAAAACCGTCTCTAGCATGGTATGATGATAGGAAAGATGTGAAGGAGTCTGTATATATGGAACATATTGAAACCTACCTTGCTCAGCTTGGTAACCGCAGCGATCAACGTACTGGAGCCGTTAATACACCAATTTATTTAAGTACTGCCTACGCTCACCCTGGTTTGGGCGAGTCAACCGGATTCGATTATTCACGGACAGCCAACCCGACTCGAAATATCCTACAAGAGGGGATTAAAAATTTAGAAGCGGGCGACTATGGTTTTGCCACGAGTTCAGGGATGGCAGCTATCCAACTCGTTATTGAAGGGCTTTTAGAAGCGGGCGACCATGTCGTCACCTTGCAAGACTTATATGGGGGGACCTACCGCTACTTCCATGCCGTAGAAGAACGCGGCCAATATCGCTTTACTTACTGTTTAAGCGCAGAAGAAATTGACCAGTCCTTAAATGATGATGTTAAATTAGTCTTCATTGAAACGCCTACCAATCCAATGATGACGGAATTCGATATCCAAGCCATTGCTGATAAGGCGCATGCCGTTGGGGCCTTGGTCGTTGTGGATAATACCTTCTATACCCCTGTCCTACAGCAACCTCTTCGCCAAGGGGCAGATGTTGTGGTTCATTCGGCTACCAAATATCTCGCCGGGCATAATGATGTTTTAGCTGGCTTGGTAGCCTGTAGGGGCGATGCCATTGGTGAAGCCCTAGCCTTCCAGTTAAATACCACAGGGGCAACTTTAGGTCCAATCGATTGTTGGTTAACCATTCGTGGGCTCAAAACGTTGGCCTTACGGATGAACCAACACCAGTCTAATGCCCAAGCCATTGTTGACTACCTAAAAACCGAGTCATTAGTTTCCCAAGTCTTCTATACCGGTAAAGGCGGTATGGTAACCTTCGAAATGGCTGACCAAAGTAAAATCAATGATTGGTTACATGCCGTTAAAATATTTACCTTTGCAGAAAGTTTGGGTGGGGTAGAGAGTTTAGTTACTTATCCAAAGACTCAGACCCATGCCGATATTCCAGAAGAATTACGGCTTAAATATGGTCTTAATGATGGAATTGTCCGCTTGTCGGTCGGCATTGAAAATGGCCAAGACTTAGTAAAGGACCTAAGGAATGCATTTGATCAGATACGTTAATTAATTATTGATAAAAGAGGAATCCATATGAATTTTCAAAAATTAAAATATGCCGTGGTGGTTGCCAACAGTGGTTCCTTTCGTGAAGCTAGCCGCCGCTTGTATATGGCACAATCTAGTTTGTCTACCGCGATTAAGGAATTAGAGGAAGAGTACCAAATTCAAATTTTTGAGCGTACTAAGCGGGGAGTATTCATTACCAATGAGGGAAGCGAATTCCTCTCTTACGCCGAGGATATTCTCTCACAGGTTGAAACTTTAGAGAACCGCTATTTAGAAGATAATGAGCGACGCTTGTTTTCTGTCTCAGGACAGCATTATGACTTTGCTTGTGAGGCATTTAGCCAATTAATTGCTGAAGAGAGCGGGAATGGCTGGGATTTTCGTTTTTTGGAAACTTCAACCAGCCAAGTCTTAGAAGATGTCAAACGGTCCTATTCTGAGTTAGGGCTCTTATACATGAATGATAAAAACCAGCGGGTCATTGAACAGTATCTCAACCGCTATGAGTTGGTCTTTCATCAATTGGGAAACTTCTACCCCCATGCCTTTGTGGGGACTAAGCACCCCTTGGCTGACCGTGACCAGGTGTCTTTAGAAGAATTGAGCCAGTACCCCGTGATTAAATTTGAACAAAGCCGGGGCTCTTCCATGCAATTTACCGAAGAATCTCTGGAGCCTGATTTTGAAGGACAAGAGGTTGTTTATGCTTCTGACCGGGCTACCGTCATTAATGTTTTAGCCAATACCCAGGCTTATTTGATTGGGTCCGGTTTAGTGACTTCTCCTTTTGCTGATTTAGAACGCATCATTCCTATCGAAGGCCAGGATAATAAGCCCAATAAAATTGGTTACATCGAAGCCCGCTACCGGAAAACATCCCCCTTTGCTAAGCGTTACATCACCTTATTAGAAAATATGGTAAATTCATGATATCCTGATCTTAGTGAACGAGAGTGTGACAAGCGCAAAAAGAGGGGAGAACATTGGAAGAAGTTCGCAGTAAATCCTCAAAGAGGATTTGCAAGGACTTCTGAAATGGAGCTCACCTCGCGCTTGGAACACGTTTTGATAATTTATGAAAGAGGTTAGGACCTTTAATCCAGCCTCCGAATGAATGAACTAGGAAACGAGGAATGATTATGGCTTACGAAATACAAAAAGACGGCAATGCTTTTATTATTGAAGGTGAAGATGGCCAAAAAATCGGTGAAATTACTTGGAGTCCGGCAGATAAATTTGTGATTGCTGACCATACTTGGACCCATCCTTCTCTTAGAGGAAAGGGAGTGGCTGGGCAGTTACTTGATCACTTGGTGGATTACATGAAAGAGGAAGGTAAATACATCTTACCCAGCTGCCCGTATGTGGTAGAAAAGTTTAAACGCCAACCCCAAAAATATGATTTTATTAACTACCATAAACAAGGCCAAGATAAAGACTAATTCAGTTAGGGTTAATCACTACTTTCTTTACACTTTATGAAAATGAGCCTACAATAGGGATAGTAACTTTTGACGAATCAACAAATGGAGGGGTATAGCGGATGAAAGCAATGATCTTATTAAGTAAGGATTATGAAGAAACCGAAGCAGTCGCAGTGATTGACATTTTACGTCGGGCTGAAATCGCCATTGACGTGGTGGCTACTGAAGGTGACCTTGATACGGTGGGAGACCACAATATCACTATCCGAGCGGACTATCTCTTAGAAGATATTAAGGGAGCGGACTATGATATCGTGATCACCCCTGGTGGAGTTGGAGGGACCAATGCCCTTAGAGAAAATGCTAAAGTCATCGAGCTCCTCAAGGAACAATATCAATCAGATTCTGGTTATATTGCCAGCATCTGTGCCTCACCAAGAGTCTTAGATAAGGCGGGAATTTCCCAAGAAATTCGTGGAACTATCTTCCCAGCCCTTAGTGACCAAGTAAGTTTCAAGGAATATGTGGCCGACGAACTTGTTGTTAATGATAAAGACCACCAAGTAATCACCTCACAAGGCCCTGCTACGGCTTAT
Protein-coding sequences here:
- a CDS encoding aminotransferase class V-fold PLP-dependent enzyme, giving the protein MEHIETYLAQLGNRSDQRTGAVNTPIYLSTAYAHPGLGESTGFDYSRTANPTRNILQEGIKNLEAGDYGFATSSGMAAIQLVIEGLLEAGDHVVTLQDLYGGTYRYFHAVEERGQYRFTYCLSAEEIDQSLNDDVKLVFIETPTNPMMTEFDIQAIADKAHAVGALVVVDNTFYTPVLQQPLRQGADVVVHSATKYLAGHNDVLAGLVACRGDAIGEALAFQLNTTGATLGPIDCWLTIRGLKTLALRMNQHQSNAQAIVDYLKTESLVSQVFYTGKGGMVTFEMADQSKINDWLHAVKIFTFAESLGGVESLVTYPKTQTHADIPEELRLKYGLNDGIVRLSVGIENGQDLVKDLRNAFDQIR
- a CDS encoding LysR family transcriptional regulator, whose amino-acid sequence is MNFQKLKYAVVVANSGSFREASRRLYMAQSSLSTAIKELEEEYQIQIFERTKRGVFITNEGSEFLSYAEDILSQVETLENRYLEDNERRLFSVSGQHYDFACEAFSQLIAEESGNGWDFRFLETSTSQVLEDVKRSYSELGLLYMNDKNQRVIEQYLNRYELVFHQLGNFYPHAFVGTKHPLADRDQVSLEELSQYPVIKFEQSRGSSMQFTEESLEPDFEGQEVVYASDRATVINVLANTQAYLIGSGLVTSPFADLERIIPIEGQDNKPNKIGYIEARYRKTSPFAKRYITLLENMVNS
- a CDS encoding GNAT family N-acetyltransferase, translating into MAYEIQKDGNAFIIEGEDGQKIGEITWSPADKFVIADHTWTHPSLRGKGVAGQLLDHLVDYMKEEGKYILPSCPYVVEKFKRQPQKYDFINYHKQGQDKD
- a CDS encoding DJ-1 family glyoxalase III, which gives rise to MKAMILLSKDYEETEAVAVIDILRRAEIAIDVVATEGDLDTVGDHNITIRADYLLEDIKGADYDIVITPGGVGGTNALRENAKVIELLKEQYQSDSGYIASICASPRVLDKAGISQEIRGTIFPALSDQVSFKEYVADELVVNDKDHQVITSQGPATAYYFALEIVRQLKGQEVHDQVAKALLIPNVEAAVKA